CACGCGCGTCAACGAGGCGATCACGAACGGCTGGGACAAGGGTGGGCCGCGGGGGATCTATCAGGTGGTCAACGTGGAGCCGGGGCAGACCTGGCCTCACTGGATGGTGATACGCCGAGGGACCGGCAAGGACGCTCCGAGTTGGGCAGTGCACTTCGTCGTCAAGGATGGGCGATGGATCATCAGCGATTGGATCCGGGAAAAGGTCGCGACATCGTCGCAGGTGCAGGTCCGCTGACGCGCGGCCGGCCGACACTCATCGCGGCCGTTCTGGCGCTCGCACTTTGCGGGTGCCAGCCGCACGGGCGATACAAGCCGCTTCCGGCCGACAGCTCGGCGGTGATGAACGCCGACTCGGTGGCGGCCGCGATCGCGAACGCCCAGGAGGAATGGGACAGCGGCGCGGGCGACGACGCGGCGCGCCTCACCGCCGCCGTCCTGCTCTCCGACCTCAGGCGCCGCCCGATCACCAGCTGGTCGGAACGCGCGCGCACGCTGCTCGATTCGCTGGGCATCGGCGGCGAGGTGGGAGCGAGCGGCGGCGCGGTGCTGGTCAATCTCTTTTCGCGTTCCGACCCGGATCACGGCTCGTGGCCCTACTTGTTCTGGCTCGGCGAGCGGGGCGCGCGACTCCAGCTGCTCGAAGGCCGCGACCTGCGCTTCTCCGCGCTCGCGGCGCTGCCGACCACCCCGACGCCGCCGGTCAGCGTCGCTTCGTTGTTTCTCCGCCGCAGCGGCGCCGGCCGCCAGCCGATCCTGATGGCGTGGAGGGCCGCGGCAGGCGGGACCTTCTCGTTGCTGCAAACGCTGGGGCCCGACTCGCTCGGCGGCTTCGGCAGCGGCGAGTTCGCGATGGAAGACACGACGCTCGAGCTGCACACGCGCACCTGGCGCCCCGCGAAACTGTTCGAGGAGTGCAGCACCTGCCCGCACGTCTACGAAGTCCATCACTTCGTCTGGACCGACGCCGGCTTCATGCGCCTGAATGACGAAGAGGTGGGTTCGCCCTACTCGACCTTCGTGCGCTTCATCCAGGCCGTGGTTGAGAACGATCGCGACGCCGGAATGGCGCAGCTGGCGGACGCCTCGCTCTGGGATCAGGCGCGGCGGCTCCAGTGGAACCAGCCGCGCGGGCTGTGGCGCGCGGCGCCGAGCAGCGACGAGACGGCGCACGAGATGGTCTTCTTCCGCGGCGAGCAGGAGGCCTACCGCGTGACCTTCGAGGGGCGCGCCGGCCGCTGGACCATCACCGGCTTCACGCCCACCACGCGGAGCGTGGAGTAGCGCGGACTGCCGGGCGTTCGACGGTGCCCGGCAGTCCACCCTCCCCAAACTCACTGCACATGCGTATACTCGCGAGCCATGGAGCCAAGGACCGGCAGCTTCCTGCCACTCGACGCCGACGCGCCGGCCGGTGACGGGCTTGCGCACTGGCTGCGCTCGCTGGCAGCCCGCGGCGAGCACCGTGGCGCGCTCTCCCACTGGGAGACCCTGCCCGCGCGCCGGGCTCGCCACGGCGAGCTGTCGCTGCCGCTGCCCGAACCGCTGAGCCTCGCCCTCGAGGGACTCGGGATCTCGAAGCTGTACACGCATCAGGTTCACGCCATCGAGGCGCTGCGCGCGCGGCGCGACACCGTGATCGTGACCGGCACCGCCAGCGGCAAGAGCCTCGCCTACCACCTGCCGGTGCTCGAGACGCTGCTGCGCGAGCCCGATTCGACCGCGCTCTACCTGTTTCCGACCAAGGCGCTCGCGCAGGACCAGCTCAAGGGATTGATGCGGCTCACCGGCGGTCACCCCGAGCTCACGCGCTCGCTCATGGCCGGTGTCTACGATGGCGACACGCAGGCCACCACGCGCCGCCGGCTGCGCGACGAGGGCAACGTCATCCTGTCCAATCCCGACATGCTCCACCAGGGCATCCTGCCGGCGCACGCGCGGTGGGCGCGCTTCTTCAGCCGGCTGCGTCACGTGGTGGTGGACGAGATGCACAGCTATCGCGGCATCTTCGGCTCGCACGTCGCGAACGTCCTGCGACGGCTGGAGCGCGTCGCCGCGCATCACGGCGCCGAATATCGCTACGTGCTGTGCAGCGCCACGCTGCGCAATCCCGGCGAGCTGGCCGGCGCCCTGACCGGGCGCGAGGTCACGGTGGTGGACGATGACGGCTCGCCGCGCGGCGAGAAGCACTTCGTTTTCTGGAATCCGCCCTACGTCGACGCGGCGCGCGTCGAGCGGCGCTCCTCGAACGGCGAAGGGTGCGCGCTGATGGCCGGATTGATCGAGCACGGCGCGCAGACGCTGGTGTTCACGAAATCCCGCGTCGCGGCCGAGCTGGTGTATCGCTACGCCACCGAGCGGTTGGGCGCCACGCATCCCGAGCTGGCCCAGTCCATCAAGCCCTATCGCGGCGGCTATCTGCCCGAGGAGCGGCGCGCGATCGAGCGCGCGCTGTTCTCGGGCGAGCTGCGGGGAGTGGTGAGCACCAACGCGCTCGAGCTGGGCGTGGACATCGGCGGGCTCGACGCAGTGGTGATGATCGGCGCGCCGCCGACCCTGGCCAGCATCTGGCAGCAGGCCGGTCGCGCCGGGCGGCAGGGCCGGCCCTCGATCGCGATGCTGGTCGCCTACAACGAGACCGTGGACCAGTACCTCATGCACCATCCCGACTTCCTGTTCGGCCGGCCGGCCGAGGCGGCGTGCGTGGATCCGCAGAATCCCTACATCCTGGCGCGCCAGCTCGCCTGCGCCGCGCACGAGCTGCCGCTCGGCCCCGGCGACGAAGCGCGCTTCGGCGTGCAGACCGCGCCGGTGCTCGAGGCGCTCGAGGAGTCGGGCGAGATCCGCCGCATCGATGGCCGCGGCTACTGGGCCAGCTCCGAGTTCCCGGCGGCCCGCGTCAACCTGCGCACCATCTCCGACGACACCTACACCATCATGGACGCGAAAGACGGCAATCGGGTGATGGGCACCGTGGACGCGATTTCAGCGCTCGAGCTGCTCTACCCGGAAGCGATCTACCTGCACGAGGGCGACACGTTCTTCGTGCGCGAGCTGGATCTCGAGCAGAAAGTGGCGTTCGTCGAGCCGCGCGAGGTGGATTACTACACCCAGCCGGTGCTCGACATGCGCATTCAGGTCCGTGCCGAGGCGCGCGACCGCGCCTGGGCCGGCGAGCAGGTCCATCTCGGCGACGTCACCTATTCGTGGCAGACCCTGGCGATGAAGAAGATCCGCTTCCATTC
This DNA window, taken from Candidatus Sulfotelmatobacter sp., encodes the following:
- a CDS encoding DEAD/DEAH box helicase — encoded protein: MEPRTGSFLPLDADAPAGDGLAHWLRSLAARGEHRGALSHWETLPARRARHGELSLPLPEPLSLALEGLGISKLYTHQVHAIEALRARRDTVIVTGTASGKSLAYHLPVLETLLREPDSTALYLFPTKALAQDQLKGLMRLTGGHPELTRSLMAGVYDGDTQATTRRRLRDEGNVILSNPDMLHQGILPAHARWARFFSRLRHVVVDEMHSYRGIFGSHVANVLRRLERVAAHHGAEYRYVLCSATLRNPGELAGALTGREVTVVDDDGSPRGEKHFVFWNPPYVDAARVERRSSNGEGCALMAGLIEHGAQTLVFTKSRVAAELVYRYATERLGATHPELAQSIKPYRGGYLPEERRAIERALFSGELRGVVSTNALELGVDIGGLDAVVMIGAPPTLASIWQQAGRAGRQGRPSIAMLVAYNETVDQYLMHHPDFLFGRPAEAACVDPQNPYILARQLACAAHELPLGPGDEARFGVQTAPVLEALEESGEIRRIDGRGYWASSEFPAARVNLRTISDDTYTIMDAKDGNRVMGTVDAISALELLYPEAIYLHEGDTFFVRELDLEQKVAFVEPREVDYYTQPVLDMRIQVRAEARDRAWAGEQVHLGDVTYSWQTLAMKKIRFHSRDAIGYHPLALPRLTLDTSGFWFAPGPEAWSAVTRAGWNPVEGLSGVRNLFLKLLALLAMCDPSDLGGMIDSSQLGKPALFVFDRYPGGLGFSEQGWARLEELAESALAHLEACDCDGGCPACVGLAILRPAQQQDPDLGRGRDIPGKQAAQVLLRHWLSQR